A portion of the Juglans microcarpa x Juglans regia isolate MS1-56 chromosome 1D, Jm3101_v1.0, whole genome shotgun sequence genome contains these proteins:
- the LOC121262975 gene encoding 65-kDa microtubule-associated protein 4-like isoform X2 — MLKHHIDQFAHIEITCGLFLDELQKIWDEVGEPEGDRDTVLLEIEQKCLEVYRRKVDAAKHCRAQLQKEIAVSEAELADIRSAMGEQSPHRDRKAGGSLKKELDTIVLQLEDIRKQKIERKNQFAEVLHQIRNISNEFWGDSEGNLYKAILDETDLSVRRLEELRKQLLKLQNQKSNRLKKVSDHLNTLNSLCSVLGMDLRHIAGEIHPSFNDSKGTKDVSNQTIENLAAAVQNLKEVKIQRTQRLQNLASALLEMWHLMDTPTEDQLMFLNITRKIAASEPEITEPNLLSVNLLNNVEAEVSRLEQLKLSKMKELVMKKKVELEQICSQMHMVTEAVNAMEYSVEAMESGAVDPMYLLEQIELQIARVKEEALSRKEILEKVEKWLVACQEESWLEEYNRDENRYNGGRGAHLTLKRAEKARALVNKIPAMVEVLTSKTKAWEEQRGNKFLYDGGRLLSMLEQHSILRQEKEQDMQRQKDLKRVHGQRIAEQEALYGSKPSPSKSGKKASGTPRGVVTNRKFSLGGAMLPNPKPEKSASRLHPSKKGDFLNQKSSLSHQQHSGWRTSQIPAYSVKKHSSFAANAPENESLMVRKPLSPVSPLVLSKGNRDNSLEDQKTTRTSSSQKTFPHNESLLGTPSKRIAGCDEENRTPKTMPIPMPTTPSSVSIPMITATTPATQCLSLGAIMLENNDQPIEYSFEEVRVGFILPKTSCH, encoded by the exons ATGTTGAAACACCATATTGACCAGTTTGCGCATATTGAAATAACGTGTGGATTATTTCTAGATGAACTTCAG AAAATATGGGATGAAGTTGGAGAGCCTGAAGGCGATAGGGATACAGTGCTgcttgaaattgaacaaaagtGTTTGGAGGTATATAGGCGAAAGGTAGATGCGGCCAAGCACTGTAGAGCTCAGCTACAAAAAGAAATTGCTGTGTCTGAGGCAGAACTTGCAGACATCCGTTCTGCAATGGGTGAGCAGTCACCACAT CGTGATAGGAAGGCTGGTGGAAGCTTGAAGAAAGAGCTTGACACCATTGTTTTACAACTGGAGGACATCCGGAAACAGAAAATTGAGAGAAAGAACCAGTTCGCTGAAGTTTTACATCAGATTCGGAATATTTCAAATGAGTTTTGGGGTGATTCAGAGGGTAATCTGTACAAGGCAATTCTTGATGAGACTGACTTGTCCGTGAGAAGGCTAGAAGAATTACGCAAACAGTTGCTTAAACTTCAGAATCAGAAG AGCAACCGTTTGAAGAAGGTGTCAGACCATCTGAACACCCTAAACTCACTTTGCTCGGTCCTTGGTATGGATTTGAGACACATAGCTGGTGAAATCCACCCCAGTTTCAATGATTCGAAAGGAACAAAAGATGTAAGCAATCAAACAATTGAGAATTTGGCCGCTGCAGTGCAAAATTTGAAAGAGGTCAAGATTCAGAGAACGCAGAGG CTTCAAAACCTTGCAAGTGCTCTTTTGGAGATGTGGCATTTGATGGACACACCAACGGAGGATCAACTGATGTTTCTGAACATAACGAGAAAAATTGCTGCCTCAGAACCTGAAATTACCGAGCCTAACTTGCTTTCTGTAAACCTCCTCAATAAT GTCGAGGCAGAAGTGTCGAGGCTGGAGCAgctaaaattaagtaaaatgaAAGAACTCGTCATGAAAAAGAAGGTGGAACTAGAGCAGATATGCAGCCAGATGCACATGGTCACAGAAGCAGTTAATGCAATGGAATATTCAGTTGAAGCTATGGAGTCTg GAGCGGTGGATCCAATGTATCTATTGGAACAAATTGAGCTTCAAATTGCAAGAGTAAAAGAGGAAGCCTTGAGCAGGAAAGAAATACTTGAGAAGGTTGAGAAGTGGTTGGTTGCATGTCAAGAAGAGAGCTGGCTTGAGGAGTACAACAGG GATGAAAATCGCTATAATGGTGGAAGAGGTGCGCATCTTACTTTGAAACGCGCTGAGAAAGCTCGTGCTTTGGTAAACAAAATTCCTG CAATGGTGGAGGTATTGACGTCAAAAACCAAAGCTTGGGAGGAGCAAAGAGGAAACAAATTCTTATATGATGGT GGACGCCTGCTTTCTATGCTTGAACAGCACAGCATTTTAAGGCAAGAGAAAGAGCAAGACATGCAGAGGCAGAAA GATCTGAAGAGAGTCCATGGACAGCGGATAGCCGAGCAGGAAGCACTTTATGGGTCCAAACCCAGTCCATCAAAGAGTGGAAAGAAGGCTTCTGGAACTCCCAGAGGAGTTGTTACTAACAGAAAATTCTCACTTGGTGGAGCAATGcttccaaacccaaaacccgAGAAATCTGCTTCCCGTTTGCATCCCAGCAAGAAGGGTGACTTTTTGAATCAGAAGAGCTCCCTGAGTCACCAGCAACATAGCG GTTGGAGAACCTCACAGATTCCTGCTTATTCAGTAAAGAAGCATTCCTCCTTCGCTGCAAACGCACCTGAAAATGAGTCGCTGATGGTCCGAAAGCCGCTTTCTCCTGTTTCTCCCCTTGTGTTGTCGAAGGGCAACCGTGATAATTCCCTAGAAGATCAGAAGACGACACGCACTTCGTCATCACAAAAAACTTTTCCACATAACGAGTCACTACTGGGAACACCTTCCAAACGGATTGCTGGTTGCGATGAAGAAAACAGAACCCCAAAGACGATGCCGATTCCAATGCCAACTACACCATCATCAGTGTCGATTCCTATGATAACAGCCACAACACCAGCTACCCAGTGTCTTTCTCTAGGTGCTATCATGCTTGAAAACAATGATCAACCAATTGAATACTCGTTCGAAGAGGTTAGAGTCGGTTTCATCCTTCCTAAAACCTCTTGTCACTGA
- the LOC121262975 gene encoding 65-kDa microtubule-associated protein 4-like isoform X1 — protein sequence MLKHHIDQFAHIEITCGLFLDELQKIWDEVGEPEGDRDTVLLEIEQKCLEVYRRKVDAAKHCRAQLQKEIAVSEAELADIRSAMGEQSPHVSMITNGKPFYKFMNFFMVTMDNSLMVGLVIGLYLQRDRKAGGSLKKELDTIVLQLEDIRKQKIERKNQFAEVLHQIRNISNEFWGDSEGNLYKAILDETDLSVRRLEELRKQLLKLQNQKSNRLKKVSDHLNTLNSLCSVLGMDLRHIAGEIHPSFNDSKGTKDVSNQTIENLAAAVQNLKEVKIQRTQRLQNLASALLEMWHLMDTPTEDQLMFLNITRKIAASEPEITEPNLLSVNLLNNVEAEVSRLEQLKLSKMKELVMKKKVELEQICSQMHMVTEAVNAMEYSVEAMESGAVDPMYLLEQIELQIARVKEEALSRKEILEKVEKWLVACQEESWLEEYNRDENRYNGGRGAHLTLKRAEKARALVNKIPAMVEVLTSKTKAWEEQRGNKFLYDGGRLLSMLEQHSILRQEKEQDMQRQKDLKRVHGQRIAEQEALYGSKPSPSKSGKKASGTPRGVVTNRKFSLGGAMLPNPKPEKSASRLHPSKKGDFLNQKSSLSHQQHSGWRTSQIPAYSVKKHSSFAANAPENESLMVRKPLSPVSPLVLSKGNRDNSLEDQKTTRTSSSQKTFPHNESLLGTPSKRIAGCDEENRTPKTMPIPMPTTPSSVSIPMITATTPATQCLSLGAIMLENNDQPIEYSFEEVRVGFILPKTSCH from the exons ATGTTGAAACACCATATTGACCAGTTTGCGCATATTGAAATAACGTGTGGATTATTTCTAGATGAACTTCAG AAAATATGGGATGAAGTTGGAGAGCCTGAAGGCGATAGGGATACAGTGCTgcttgaaattgaacaaaagtGTTTGGAGGTATATAGGCGAAAGGTAGATGCGGCCAAGCACTGTAGAGCTCAGCTACAAAAAGAAATTGCTGTGTCTGAGGCAGAACTTGCAGACATCCGTTCTGCAATGGGTGAGCAGTCACCACATGTGAGCATGATTACGAATGGAAAACCCTTTTATAAGTTTATGAACTTTTTCATGGTCACCATGGATAATTCTTTAATGGTTGGATTGGTGATTGGTTTGTATCTTCAGCGTGATAGGAAGGCTGGTGGAAGCTTGAAGAAAGAGCTTGACACCATTGTTTTACAACTGGAGGACATCCGGAAACAGAAAATTGAGAGAAAGAACCAGTTCGCTGAAGTTTTACATCAGATTCGGAATATTTCAAATGAGTTTTGGGGTGATTCAGAGGGTAATCTGTACAAGGCAATTCTTGATGAGACTGACTTGTCCGTGAGAAGGCTAGAAGAATTACGCAAACAGTTGCTTAAACTTCAGAATCAGAAG AGCAACCGTTTGAAGAAGGTGTCAGACCATCTGAACACCCTAAACTCACTTTGCTCGGTCCTTGGTATGGATTTGAGACACATAGCTGGTGAAATCCACCCCAGTTTCAATGATTCGAAAGGAACAAAAGATGTAAGCAATCAAACAATTGAGAATTTGGCCGCTGCAGTGCAAAATTTGAAAGAGGTCAAGATTCAGAGAACGCAGAGG CTTCAAAACCTTGCAAGTGCTCTTTTGGAGATGTGGCATTTGATGGACACACCAACGGAGGATCAACTGATGTTTCTGAACATAACGAGAAAAATTGCTGCCTCAGAACCTGAAATTACCGAGCCTAACTTGCTTTCTGTAAACCTCCTCAATAAT GTCGAGGCAGAAGTGTCGAGGCTGGAGCAgctaaaattaagtaaaatgaAAGAACTCGTCATGAAAAAGAAGGTGGAACTAGAGCAGATATGCAGCCAGATGCACATGGTCACAGAAGCAGTTAATGCAATGGAATATTCAGTTGAAGCTATGGAGTCTg GAGCGGTGGATCCAATGTATCTATTGGAACAAATTGAGCTTCAAATTGCAAGAGTAAAAGAGGAAGCCTTGAGCAGGAAAGAAATACTTGAGAAGGTTGAGAAGTGGTTGGTTGCATGTCAAGAAGAGAGCTGGCTTGAGGAGTACAACAGG GATGAAAATCGCTATAATGGTGGAAGAGGTGCGCATCTTACTTTGAAACGCGCTGAGAAAGCTCGTGCTTTGGTAAACAAAATTCCTG CAATGGTGGAGGTATTGACGTCAAAAACCAAAGCTTGGGAGGAGCAAAGAGGAAACAAATTCTTATATGATGGT GGACGCCTGCTTTCTATGCTTGAACAGCACAGCATTTTAAGGCAAGAGAAAGAGCAAGACATGCAGAGGCAGAAA GATCTGAAGAGAGTCCATGGACAGCGGATAGCCGAGCAGGAAGCACTTTATGGGTCCAAACCCAGTCCATCAAAGAGTGGAAAGAAGGCTTCTGGAACTCCCAGAGGAGTTGTTACTAACAGAAAATTCTCACTTGGTGGAGCAATGcttccaaacccaaaacccgAGAAATCTGCTTCCCGTTTGCATCCCAGCAAGAAGGGTGACTTTTTGAATCAGAAGAGCTCCCTGAGTCACCAGCAACATAGCG GTTGGAGAACCTCACAGATTCCTGCTTATTCAGTAAAGAAGCATTCCTCCTTCGCTGCAAACGCACCTGAAAATGAGTCGCTGATGGTCCGAAAGCCGCTTTCTCCTGTTTCTCCCCTTGTGTTGTCGAAGGGCAACCGTGATAATTCCCTAGAAGATCAGAAGACGACACGCACTTCGTCATCACAAAAAACTTTTCCACATAACGAGTCACTACTGGGAACACCTTCCAAACGGATTGCTGGTTGCGATGAAGAAAACAGAACCCCAAAGACGATGCCGATTCCAATGCCAACTACACCATCATCAGTGTCGATTCCTATGATAACAGCCACAACACCAGCTACCCAGTGTCTTTCTCTAGGTGCTATCATGCTTGAAAACAATGATCAACCAATTGAATACTCGTTCGAAGAGGTTAGAGTCGGTTTCATCCTTCCTAAAACCTCTTGTCACTGA
- the LOC121262975 gene encoding 65-kDa microtubule-associated protein 3-like isoform X3, giving the protein MRPSTVELSYKKKLLCLRQNLQTSVLQWRDRKAGGSLKKELDTIVLQLEDIRKQKIERKNQFAEVLHQIRNISNEFWGDSEGNLYKAILDETDLSVRRLEELRKQLLKLQNQKSNRLKKVSDHLNTLNSLCSVLGMDLRHIAGEIHPSFNDSKGTKDVSNQTIENLAAAVQNLKEVKIQRTQRLQNLASALLEMWHLMDTPTEDQLMFLNITRKIAASEPEITEPNLLSVNLLNNVEAEVSRLEQLKLSKMKELVMKKKVELEQICSQMHMVTEAVNAMEYSVEAMESGAVDPMYLLEQIELQIARVKEEALSRKEILEKVEKWLVACQEESWLEEYNRDENRYNGGRGAHLTLKRAEKARALVNKIPAMVEVLTSKTKAWEEQRGNKFLYDGGRLLSMLEQHSILRQEKEQDMQRQKDLKRVHGQRIAEQEALYGSKPSPSKSGKKASGTPRGVVTNRKFSLGGAMLPNPKPEKSASRLHPSKKGDFLNQKSSLSHQQHSGWRTSQIPAYSVKKHSSFAANAPENESLMVRKPLSPVSPLVLSKGNRDNSLEDQKTTRTSSSQKTFPHNESLLGTPSKRIAGCDEENRTPKTMPIPMPTTPSSVSIPMITATTPATQCLSLGAIMLENNDQPIEYSFEEVRVGFILPKTSCH; this is encoded by the exons ATGCGGCCAAGCACTGTAGAGCTCAGCTACAAAAAGAAATTGCTGTGTCTGAGGCAGAACTTGCAGACATCCGTTCTGCAATGG CGTGATAGGAAGGCTGGTGGAAGCTTGAAGAAAGAGCTTGACACCATTGTTTTACAACTGGAGGACATCCGGAAACAGAAAATTGAGAGAAAGAACCAGTTCGCTGAAGTTTTACATCAGATTCGGAATATTTCAAATGAGTTTTGGGGTGATTCAGAGGGTAATCTGTACAAGGCAATTCTTGATGAGACTGACTTGTCCGTGAGAAGGCTAGAAGAATTACGCAAACAGTTGCTTAAACTTCAGAATCAGAAG AGCAACCGTTTGAAGAAGGTGTCAGACCATCTGAACACCCTAAACTCACTTTGCTCGGTCCTTGGTATGGATTTGAGACACATAGCTGGTGAAATCCACCCCAGTTTCAATGATTCGAAAGGAACAAAAGATGTAAGCAATCAAACAATTGAGAATTTGGCCGCTGCAGTGCAAAATTTGAAAGAGGTCAAGATTCAGAGAACGCAGAGG CTTCAAAACCTTGCAAGTGCTCTTTTGGAGATGTGGCATTTGATGGACACACCAACGGAGGATCAACTGATGTTTCTGAACATAACGAGAAAAATTGCTGCCTCAGAACCTGAAATTACCGAGCCTAACTTGCTTTCTGTAAACCTCCTCAATAAT GTCGAGGCAGAAGTGTCGAGGCTGGAGCAgctaaaattaagtaaaatgaAAGAACTCGTCATGAAAAAGAAGGTGGAACTAGAGCAGATATGCAGCCAGATGCACATGGTCACAGAAGCAGTTAATGCAATGGAATATTCAGTTGAAGCTATGGAGTCTg GAGCGGTGGATCCAATGTATCTATTGGAACAAATTGAGCTTCAAATTGCAAGAGTAAAAGAGGAAGCCTTGAGCAGGAAAGAAATACTTGAGAAGGTTGAGAAGTGGTTGGTTGCATGTCAAGAAGAGAGCTGGCTTGAGGAGTACAACAGG GATGAAAATCGCTATAATGGTGGAAGAGGTGCGCATCTTACTTTGAAACGCGCTGAGAAAGCTCGTGCTTTGGTAAACAAAATTCCTG CAATGGTGGAGGTATTGACGTCAAAAACCAAAGCTTGGGAGGAGCAAAGAGGAAACAAATTCTTATATGATGGT GGACGCCTGCTTTCTATGCTTGAACAGCACAGCATTTTAAGGCAAGAGAAAGAGCAAGACATGCAGAGGCAGAAA GATCTGAAGAGAGTCCATGGACAGCGGATAGCCGAGCAGGAAGCACTTTATGGGTCCAAACCCAGTCCATCAAAGAGTGGAAAGAAGGCTTCTGGAACTCCCAGAGGAGTTGTTACTAACAGAAAATTCTCACTTGGTGGAGCAATGcttccaaacccaaaacccgAGAAATCTGCTTCCCGTTTGCATCCCAGCAAGAAGGGTGACTTTTTGAATCAGAAGAGCTCCCTGAGTCACCAGCAACATAGCG GTTGGAGAACCTCACAGATTCCTGCTTATTCAGTAAAGAAGCATTCCTCCTTCGCTGCAAACGCACCTGAAAATGAGTCGCTGATGGTCCGAAAGCCGCTTTCTCCTGTTTCTCCCCTTGTGTTGTCGAAGGGCAACCGTGATAATTCCCTAGAAGATCAGAAGACGACACGCACTTCGTCATCACAAAAAACTTTTCCACATAACGAGTCACTACTGGGAACACCTTCCAAACGGATTGCTGGTTGCGATGAAGAAAACAGAACCCCAAAGACGATGCCGATTCCAATGCCAACTACACCATCATCAGTGTCGATTCCTATGATAACAGCCACAACACCAGCTACCCAGTGTCTTTCTCTAGGTGCTATCATGCTTGAAAACAATGATCAACCAATTGAATACTCGTTCGAAGAGGTTAGAGTCGGTTTCATCCTTCCTAAAACCTCTTGTCACTGA